Within Rissa tridactyla isolate bRisTri1 chromosome 4, bRisTri1.patW.cur.20221130, whole genome shotgun sequence, the genomic segment GGCAAAGTCTCAAAGCATGTCGTGTCATTCTTATGTCCATCTGCCATGTAAAATACCGGAGTGTGGATTATTGCAAccacagcaaagagaaaacacaCTATTATGATTGCCATTTTCTGTCCTCTTCTTCCCCTTGATTCCAGAGCATACACCAGTGCCACGTAACGATCCACAGAAATGCAGCACAAAAGCAGAATGCTGATGTATATGTTGCAGAAAAAGATGAATCCTGTTATTTTGCAAGCACGTTCACCCATTTTCCACTGGTGCTCATTTTGCGCATAGATAATCCAGAGAGGCAAAGTACTTAAATACATCAGCTCACACAATGATAAACTGAAAATGTAGATGGCAATTACTTTATTCCTTTGGATTTGTACAAATGTAAGCAGGGAAGTTAAGCAATTTGCTGGAAGGCCTATGGCAAAAACAATGCTGTAAACAGCAACCAGAAGTGTCTTGCTGTCGTTGTAGGGAATTCCTTTGCAAGTGGAGCTATCACTTGTGTCTGTAAAATTTTCCATTattctttttccagctgctgtttcCTGAGAATCAGAAGACAAGGTGGAAAGTTAGCATTTGCATCACTTAAAAATGTGTCAATAAAGGTTATGGTCCCATAGGTGCCAACAGGACATGTCAGGGGAGCAAGTGGGATGCTTGTCTTGTGGAAGCATCTAAGACAGGCAAGTTTTCCAAGATCTCCTCTAGTGTCCCCTGGGAGTCAGGTCTgattttcttccaggaaaaagTGCCTTTCTTCACAAGGAATTTCTTGACTACAGCATGCCTATTCATTAAAACAGGGTATTGGGGACTGTCCCTAAACCAGGCTGCCTCATAAATAAGACAGAGCATCCGATCAATTACTAAAGTCACTTCCCGGAGGAAATTGATGGCattagtcttctttttttttttttttttcaagctgagtAACCAAAAATGCAAACAGTAGAGAATTCAGAGGCATGCAAACAGTAGAGGTTTCAGAGGCAGACTTCCAAAAGAAGCTATCGTAGTCGGTCAGATGGGGGAACCGTCTGAAGTGGATGGTGGTAGTTGTTGTGTCAGAGACTACCCAGCATACAGGAACCAGAATCTGGCCACTGGTGTGTACCTCCACACTGTATTACAACCTAGTGGTTCAGATCTAGCTAATTCATACTTCCCTCCTCTTAAAGAATAGCTGCAGCTGAAGAACATAAACTTGTAATACTACGTAACACCCACCATAGTAAGCCAATGAAACAGCTTACCGCATCTGTTTGATGCCTctgtgaaacaaaaggaaataaaggcaGTTAGAGGAAATAAACAAGACCAAAGAGAAGAATATACACACATTTAAGAAATGGAAGTGAAGAAAATTAATGCTCTTTAACAGGTATGGTTACAAAAAACTCCACCTTTCCAAGACAACCACGGGCAAGAGCAGACATGGCATTTGGTTAGTGTTAAGTGGTGCTAGGAGAAGCATTTCTTGCAAAGTCACATGATGATTTCCATGCAGAAGACTTCTCCAAGTGAAGAGAGGAATACGGAGGTGAGTGCCCTTAAAAACTGTACTTTGCTGTATTTATGAGTGAAGGTGTCCACTATATAACATCCTTGATAAAAAAAATGTCTTGTCTGGCCTAATGTTTTGGGCACTCTCTTACAGGTTGGACACCTGCTCCAGGGAACAGTCAGCTAACTCCAAAAGGAAGAGACATGTTGACAGAGATTGAGTCCCTTCAGACAGAGGAGGGGCATGAGCTTTCTTGGACCACACTGTATATGAAGAATTTCTTTAACCCTGAGTTCAGACAGGGGAGAAGTTAGCTTTTAGCAGCCTCAGAACATTTATTTGTTGCTTATTTGGGCCCATCTCAAGCAGACCAAGGGGAAGTAGTCTGCTCCTGGTGCTATGGGATTGTCTTCTGCATTTCTGGAAGGGTGGACAAGCTGGTGGGgacttttcttcccctccacgtGGGCAAGAGTAGTCCCTGGGGTGGTGTAAGCAGCTCCACCCTGAATGCCTAACAGAGCACCTACCATGCAAGATCCCTAGAGCTTGCAGGGCAATCAGGTCCCCTGACTGAGTTTAGTTACCAGATGATGAGAACGGTATGAGAAACTGGACAGGGGTTGCCTTAGCCTGCGAGACCCTCACAGCAGTGTGGTGCTAGCCATAGCCATAAAAACGAAGAGACGTTCTTCCAGCACATGCCAAGAGGCCTTCATCTCCAGCAGGTACCCCAACAGAGTCAGAGCCCACTCAATGACAGCAGCTTCTGAGTGATGACGTCCTGGCAAGTGAGCAggtggggcagaggcagcagtacctgccatccccatccctggcGTCAGCCTAAGCTGTTCCCTGGGCTAAGGACGTTTGGAACGGGCCTCCACAGAGGAACTGAGAAAATGTTCTATGTGTGTAAGAAGTACACCGGAGGGTGTGACTGCACTCTGCGACTACCTTCCACTTCCCCCTGCGGCAAACCATGCTCTGCTCGCATGCTGACATGTTGATGAGGGTTATCAGGCAGTGGTCGCCGCACTAGTTGGGCCAAAGCGTCTTGCCAGAGGGCCACGTCCCTCCACATCTGAGAATTGGACTATCTGGAGTCCAGTGGGTATGTTCAAGGGGAATCTGAAGTTTCCTTTTGTTTCAAATGTCCCATCTTAAGAACGACTGGAGAAGAGGATCCTCACTGCTGTGTGAGGGGAAGACAGCACTGCACTCAGCAGGGCTGCCACAAGATTCCTGCGTGAGACGGTGCGAAGTTACTTCCTTTCTTTCCTACCAGTGAAAGTGTACTGGTAAATGGTGTTAACTTAGAAAAAGGATGGTAGTGATAAGGGTTGGTGGTGACTTGAGCTTTTTTGCTGCCTCTGGGCATCTGCCACCCTTGGTGGATGAGGAGGGGTCTTCTCTGGGCCACCTACTGAATTGCTGTGCAGAGGGGATAAAAATGGTGCTTGGTTTCGGGGTCAGCAGCAGTTCTCTGCCCCGACCTCACCTGGGACGTGGCATACGAGAGCTTGTCCTCGGCTTGGACTCAACTGACCAATGTGGGAGCTGCTGTTCATCTGCACACCACAGAGCGGTCTTGGAGACCTCCCCTTCTGAGGTGAAGCACAGCAGGTGCATACAGCTCGCGTGTGAGGGACATGGCAGCGGCTGAGGCGGGGATGCAGCACAGTCACACGCCATCTCGATTACTCAGCGGCTGTCTACCCCTCGCACCTTAGCAAAAGAACCTTCAAGAGTTGTTGAAGGCGcgctctcctcccctccccctgggCTTTGCATACTTCTCTTGACCCTGTGTTTGTCTGAATATTCTCCTTTCTGCACTGCCTGCACCTGCTGTTTGTCACTCGTATGAAGGTGATGCTCCCCCCAGAGCTACCTGTCTCACCAGCAAACAGCCGGCGATGGTGCGGGGCAGGAAGGAAGTGGTAGAAGAGTTATTCCATAGACACGTGGTTCCCAGTGTTTCTTTCTCTTGCCTCCTTCCCTTGCCTCCtcccttcctgctctgctccaaGTCTCCTTCCCACCCTTGGCACCCAGGAGCGAGCCTCGGGAAGGGGATGCCTGTGACTTTTTAAGCTGTTCCCACAGggcatacttttttttcttggtttttggcGTACGGCCTAAGCCACAGGGCTGAAGCTGAGCTGAAGAGTCCTTCGGCCTTAAATAACTGTCAACTGCCAAGCACAAAGCCTCAACTGGCAAAGTGCAGCCATAGACAGGAATTCACACTTGTAGAGAAAAAATATGTGCTGAATGCCTCTCCTGAAGGTCTGGCCTGTCATCTCAGGAGCCTGGATCCTGCTCAGCAGTAACGCTCTGTGTCTCAGCCCCATAtcgggaaggaggagaggaggacatCCATTTGGTCCCCTCCCTCACCTTCTCCTGGCTCTCTGCCATGTCCAGGGAAGAGTCTTCTGGCCCTGGCCACTGCATCCAGCCCCAGTTCTGAGCTTCACTTGTCTCTGCTCAGCAATCCAGGCCTGCGAAGGGGTTTCCTCCTTAAACCGAGGATCAGAAAGCATCACTCAGCAGACAATTTATGAAATTTCCCCCTGTGACATCGCGCCTCTGCAACTGAATGCACATTTTCATCCTCGTGTCAGGCCATTAGAGTTTGCTGTTTTGATACTTGGCTCAAGCCCAGAAGATTCCCAGCTCTGTTGTCTTCTGTGGTGGCTGGGCTGTGATGGATGTATCCCCACATCTCTCGAATGTAGCATTCATAACGGTACTGCTTTACCTAAAGAGGCAGCTGGTCACCTGTGAGCACTTTGTTGTTGTCCCGCACTGGTGCAGGACTGGAGCAGGCTAACCAGCATCTCAATTCATTCAAAGTGAGATTTCCATTATCAATCTCATTCTTATTCTCAATTTGAAATtattcattcaaataaaaaaaaataaataattactcagctgaaaaaaaaccatacaCCATTTCAGGGTTCGTTTTCTGCTAATATTTGTGATGAGCAATTTTAGTGATGGAAACATCAGTTTGAACAGCAGAACTTAAGAGATTTATCCCATCCAGCAATTTTCAAGCATTTATATAAAGGGTCAAATGTAGCTGTGATGCCAAGGGTAAGCGATATCCAAGAACGTGTTTGTGAGAGACAAGCTGTTTCAATGCATTAGTTTTCTTCACTGTCTTTTTCAGTTGAGCAAAGCCCATCCAAAGTAGCTGTTCTCAAGTTTCTGTGACCTATCCTGTTCTGCTAGGGCTCACTAATTGTTACTAGGTGCTACATCTGGTCCTGGCTGTGTTTGGCATCAACAGCTTTATGTATATTTAGCAGCCCTCAGAGGCTTCTTGCTGCGTGAGACTCACTGCACACAAGAAACCGCAGTCAGCACATACATGTTTCTCACCTTCAAGACGTGCAAAACATCTCGTCTTCCAGTAAGCACCTGAGCACAAATCACTGGAGGATGGGGCAACCCAGTAAGGAAGATTTGCTATGTTCCTGCTCTGTATTTACACTCTTCCCTGGCCATCTGCCCTTGGCCTAGGTTATAGCCACAATATTGGGGTAGGTAGGCCTGACATTTCTAATCTTGTTGTGTTATGTTCACACTGTTAGATGAATAGATAATTACATTTCTTACTCCTAAAATAGAGTGCCTACATGCTCTTACATATTGAAACCTTATGGTGAGAAAACCCTGGAAAAGGGCAGGGCACCTGGAGATGCCCAAGTAAAAAGGATTGTGGATGGAAGAGGCATGATGGATGTGAAATGCCATTTTTTGAAGTGTggtgagaaagcagcagaagtgTCTTGCTGCAGACCCACCGAGCAGGGCTGTGAAATGAGATCGAGCTTGCCCTTTCCTCACCTTCTCTTTGATCCAGCACACCTTGCATTCCTTATGGCATGTGGCCCGTATTGACCAGGAGGTGCTCTTTCTCAGGCTTTCCTCGAAAGTGGCAGCTTTCAAATACCACACTGGTGTCTGGTCTAGAAATCAGATCTTCCATTTTGTGGACAGGTGCCAAAGCACTGCTTTGTTATGCAGGAGAGCCTGTGCTATCGTCACCTGTCCTCTGTCCTACCCAGCATCAGGGAGCATTGAACTACAGGCACCTACAGAGGTGCCCTACGCATTTCACAGGAGGTGAAAGCATGAACCCAGGGTGATATGAGGATGTGGCTTCATGTCACAGCCACACCAGAATAACAGCCTGGTTGtcaccttttttgttttgtctctgccCTGTCACTGACAGGGTTACCCAACTCTGCAGTGAATGTGCACAGAGCGGTAAGCTAGCAGAAAACTTGTACCCCTTTTCTATCTGGGGCAGTTGTCCACCAGTTGACCTTTCTGAAGTGGCTCAGCAGGGTCAAAGCAGCACCGGGGAATTAGTAGTACGTAGCACTTGGAGTGCTACTTGGGCTGGAGCAGCGAGAGGCAGGTGGAGGTAGGAGTTGTATGGAGAGCAGCTTGGCCGTAGTGTGAGCTGCACCCTCCATCAGTCTCCAGAGCCACTGCCGATCTCTGCTGACTGTTTAGGGGTTTTTGCAACTGAGTTACCCAACCAGGCACCTTCTCCGTGGGTGCTGTGAGTGCTAAGCAGAGCGCTTTGGGTAAGCAGTGCATCTGTCCACGTGGAGATGGACAGCAGCTCTAAGCACGTCATTCTCTTCAGTTCTTTTGCCTTGAAGAAGCCACTGCTAAGCCCTGAAAAGCGTGTGGACTTTTGTGAGCCTGTCGGCTTAGAGCTTATTGCTTCAGGGTGAATGTTAAGTTCTTCACTGGAGTCTGGTCTCTGAATGAAGCAGACAAGGGGCCTGAGAGGTGCAGAGACTTGACTGGGGGCTCTGGCTGCTCATTCAGGCCAGTTGCTTTAATATTTGGTCTTCCCTCAAGAGACTGAGGTGTTTTTGCTAACACTGAGGTGTGAAGAGGGAAGTGAAAACAAGGGGGGAagcaaaaagctttattttgatttttttgttgttttatttgtctATGAGCTACTCGTGTAAAACTGTTTCAATTTCCAACAGAGAAGTTGGAGTGATAAAAACAACCCCTGTTAggaaaggtaaaaaagaaaattgcagacACAGTTACAAGGAAGAGAGGCAGAAGTCAAAAACAGCACAATAGTTGAACAAATCACTGATTGAAAGTCTTTGAAATTCACCTGAGAtacagagggacagaggagaaaaaagacacAGTGAAATCTGTAACGTGAGTACAATTTTAGATCAGCAGAGCacattatttatgtatttttcattttctaataattttctgATCATCCTTCCATGccaggaattattattattagagcTGAAAATTTTGAGGAGTTTATGTGGGTattaagaataattaaaataagtgACCATTATAACGGCTAAGATAAAACCAAACCATTCCTTCACATCTTCCTTCCTGTCCCCGATATTTAGAAAGGTTAACAACCTGCATGTTTTAAAGCTTAAATCAACCTTCAATGAAACAGGACCCGAGTTTCTCCTGAGGGGTTCTGTGTGCTTTCCGTAGTAGCCTGTAGTACTGTAGCTGTTTGACACAAGAGTACTAACAAGACGTCAGTCTGACCACTCAAATCGAGTGTCATCAGTTCCCAGATGTGACAGATATGCCACCTACAATACACCAGCGATGTCACTCCTCTTCTGAACCCGGGCTTCTCTTTCTCATGCAGAACCTACATTACCTGTCTATAAACTTTACGAACTATTAAACTTTCCAGCCTCTAGCTTTTGTGTCTGTTAACTTTAATAGAAAGTAAGAAATTGCCGTGCATTATTTGCTCTGCTGTTCttgaaagtaagaaaaatatttgtggtaTCTTTGTGGATAAAAATAGATTATGACCCATTAGATGAGCAAGTCAGTGAACTGGTTTATTTTTGGGGGTTTCTCTTCCATTAGTAATAAACAAATTAGTCGATGAAGTCACTCTTATAAGCAAGTCTcagcataaaaaggaaaagcaggaatgGATCCACTTAGTTACCCAGGAGACCCATCATTTTTACTGATACACACAAGATAGTGGGATTTGAAACTATATAGTTTTAAGTTTGAATATAATATagtataatataataatatagaATTTTGAAACTATATCATTTCAAAGCTCTGTAGAgaaaaaagggcattttaaaGCTACAGGAATCCAGCCTGAGCAGAACTCCATCTGAAATATCTGCCTCCATCCTAGCTTGACCGTATGGAAACCACTGATGGGATTTGTATGCAGAGACAAATAAATGCTGTACGAAGTGGCTTTAATGCCTAGTCAGGAAAGTAATCTCCACATGTTTTGGTCACGAAGTGTAGTCATCTGAAGTTAAGGTAGGTTTTTTTTGCTAGAAGCAACCTCTTCTGCATCAGTGGTTACACTGATCTCCAACTGCGAGACATGGGACAGAGAGCACTGTAGTGAAAGCAGATAATCGCCCTGTTGACTAGCGCTGGTTAAAACAAGTGATGGAGCATTTGTAGGCTGAAGATAGCTGCTGTGAGGAAGCAGCAGGACCCTGGGATTAGTTATACAGCCTCAATATTTAACTCTATACTGCTGATATAAgcaatcttattaaaaaaagaagatttttgtcAGAAGAGAGAAGATATTCATCATTTGCTGTTCAGGAGGGGAGCTCAGCAATCATTTTTCATGAGAAGAAGACGTTTGCTTTGTCGCGTGACACACTGTTCATAGATGTGAACTCTCAGCAACTAGAGATTTTAAATACCTGTGTGTGGGCATTTACGTAGATCCACACATGTACTTCCCCCTTCCCACAATCTACAACTAAACGTACTATTCTGCTAAAATAAGCAGCTGTGAGTAAACTATCACAAAATTCTGGGTTGAAAAAGGACTCTTAAAATGGTGATCCTTCTATAACCTGGGTGTCTTAGATGCCATGTTACACCACCTGGTGAGGGACTGCAGAGGAGAGAAGAGTGACAGGCAGGTAAGAGAGAAATGTGCAAAGGAAACCTCCTGCTACGGGGTTTAAAACCATCTTATTCAACACATCTAAAGGCAGGTAAAACGACATATGTGTCATACAGAGTAGATAGGGGAAGTTCACAGGTGAAAAACAGACCTCCAAATCCCCCTGTACCACTGGACATTTTTCCCCAGTCTCATGATTCGGAGGTCTTGACTCATGATTTTGGGACTTTTGGACCTGGTAAAGTTTCTCAGTCCTCCCTGAAAGCAACAGAGAGCTGCTGTTGCAAGGCAGATTTACCCCGTGGTATCTACCAGCTTGTCTAGAAAAGGTCTCTCAGACAGAGGAATGGCTTCATGGCCAGGCGAGTCATCAGGAACCCCAGAAATGCCGTCATAAATTTGAGAGTAAACTATAAAGCCCACCAAGTCAAAAGGCTGAGGAAAGCAAAGGTTTTGGAGCAGCGGCGGTGAAAGTgaacagctgagagcagccccgagactGGTGAGTTTTGTGCTGCTGATTCACACCCTCTTCACACACCTTCATACACGAAACCAGAAGCCACTCGTGCTCAATGCCTCCCTAAAGCTATCACGGCTTGATTGATAGCCTTGGCAGTGGGGGCTATTTAAATAAGGCTTCTGTTACTCAAGTGGCTCATTTGGAAACCTAACTGGCCAGACCTTCTTGCTGGCTCGTGTTGGAACTCTGAAgtcttggaagaagaaaatgagagagggGATTCCCATGCAAAGCTTCTCTGACCTGCCCCGGGGTGCTCCTGGATGTCAAAACACAGCCAAGTGCCATCAGATTTCCCAGTGAGGGCTTACATGTGGATGAATACTGCTCTGGACTCCCAAAAGTGCAGGCTGGGGTATGAGGGAGCAGCTGTTTTAACAAGGAAAGGATGTCTGGCCGTGCCAACATGCTGCTAGAGCTGAGTGTGTCTAAATGACAGGTTTAAGGGAAATCTGACTTTGGGTGGCTGATCAAAGAAGTGCCAAGACTTATGTTCAAATGCCAAGGTGTGCTCCTAATAAAGAGATGCTCTGTCACCCTCTAGACTTTAGAATCTCCCCAGCAGCTGCTTATGGACACCTTTATCCTTCTTCTGGGCTTCAGTTGCCCAGGCCTTCAAACAGGAGACTCCTGCCAAACCTCTGGCACCTCCAGTTAGAAACACGCTAGGAGCCACAGAAAGGCCTGTATTAGAGTTGTGTTGAACCCAAACTGCCATGACTCAAAATCATCTCTGGGGCAGCAACTGTTCACCCTGTTCACCTGGAGTTGCTGGAGATTTCTGGACTGAGGCCATACACCTTCTCACCCATCAGTGAATGCTGGCAGGTGGCCACATGTGACACCTGGACCAATGCAAAGCCTAAGTCCTTTGAGTCTGTGCATGAACAAGTGAAGGACAACCACAGCCATCTTGTGGCTGAGAGAGACTTGTCCCTGCTTGGAGGAGCATCATGTCCAGAGGTGCGAGCATTCAATCTCATCACCTCTCAGGCAGGCACCATCTCAAGGCGATCAGTGTGGG encodes:
- the GPR132 gene encoding probable G-protein coupled receptor 132 isoform X2, which gives rise to MQWPGPEDSSLDMAESQEKETAAGKRIMENFTDTSDSSTCKGIPYNDSKTLLVAVYSIVFAIGLPANCLTSLLTFVQIQRNKVIAIYIFSLSLCELMYLSTLPLWIIYAQNEHQWKMGERACKITGFIFFCNIYISILLLCCISVDRYVALVYALESRGRRGQKMAIIIVCFLFAVVAIIHTPVFYMADGHKNDTTCFETLPLDIKLASFGFARFLFGFAIPFTVLIFTNYKIFQSTKTSSSLTGRQKAKVKYLAIAIIVIFLMCFAPYHVVLLIRSIYFIFHQNCSCPFEKDVYSVFTVFLCLATANSVADPIIYVLVSENVRKDFSRTLRRWRLNSSRLNSSINHKTDSIKLKMSKESQERGLREDSKEIPDSCDIQKTCSSGKDQEGGS